The segment ATTAGAATGGATCGAAGCATTCTTTCATGTCCACAATATCACAAGATCACTTTGGTAGTATTAcattatgtgttatcattgatgtcaaatcctttggtccAGGTCAAGTCTAGATGTAGTATGATAAGAAGGCTTGTTTGACTTAGGTATGTTGTGTGCTTGTAGGTTTCTCAGTTTCATTGGATGAGTTTGGTATCTCGGAAGTCTTGTGAGGAGGGTACTTTGCTATTCTAAGATAtgctctttcaatttttttttgaagccATAGCCACTATCAGTAATCTAAACAATAAAGGAATTAGGCTACCTAAGAAAATTTAAGGAGACGACAAAGATTCTATGAAAATATTTATGGCTGAGGGGCAAAAGATTAATCATCTATAGATTTTTTCAATAGAGAGAACCTCATCGATTGTTTGTGCCAAAATAGTTGAGGTTTTGATCAGGCATGGTACTTTGGAGGGTCGCTAAATGTGGGGGCGAGCCTTCactttcctcatacttctttggAGGAGTCATTTGAGAAAGTATCGGATTTTGGGAAAACCCTTCCCTTCATTAATGCCTTATTTACTAcctttctattttaattttatctCTCAAATTGGACCTTGCCACTCTCTTATGATTCCTTAATGCCTCCCTTATTTTTCAGAGTGAATGACTCATTCCTAACAAGAGAAAATCTTGAGTGTGCTCACCTTCAACCCATATTCCTTTCAAAAGTATGAACTTGGGATAGTCATTGTAAACCTCCAAGGTTTTTAATTAATTACCACACTACAGGTCTCACTCAAGGGCAAAAGATGACACCCACAAAGTAAAAATGCTTATGGTTGACCTCACCCTGCGATTCTAAAGGCAAAAATGTTGCTTTTAAAAATTGCCCAAATGAGTCTCCTATTTCGATCTTGGATGACAAATCTATTTCTATCAAGACCTTTAGGATTTATTCCTAAAGCTACCCTAGTCTAATCGGCTCCCCTTGATCCTCCACTTAAGTGAAATATCCTCTAGATTCCCCTGCTAAGCAAAGTGCCCTAGCTAAAAAATTAGATGTGGTTCCTATTTTCTTGTCAAACTAGAACTACCCCATCCTTTGTATTTAAATTTGTCAAATAGTGGAGAAAATCACTAAATCCTTTAACCTCCTGAATAAAATTTTCAAGTGACAAATGGCCTAATTACAAACAACTAAACTGAAAAATTCACCTTCATCAATCTTTGGTATTCAAAAAAGCACAAAAGTGGCCAGAGGAATCTGTGAACAGGGATTTTTTGAATGCTATGAAGATTTTGTCATCTATTTTTAATAACTGGGCTACATTGGATAAATATTTTTAGGACATAAAAATGGAGGTGGGATTTATGGAACAAAGCAACACCTAGAAGAAGAGGTCATCAAATTCAAGAAGAATTAGCAAGTGGTGATATATaatatttagaattttttttattacaatGAATCGGATAAGAACACGACAATCTTAATTCATGTCTTTCAACGAGATCTACAAAAGACTAAAGAGAATTCTAAGATGCAAGAAGTTCAACAAGGAAAAAGTCATGCATAGGACACTACACGGTCCTCACCCCTTTCCCTATTGTAGCTTGTTCGTGTCCCTCTCCTTGGGAAATGATGTTTGAAAAAACTAGAGTTTCTCAACAACGCATTGCAAGACACAAATGGCCATAGTTGTTGAACAATTTGTAGCTTCTATGTTGGTTTCTAGGTTTGGGCTCTTTCCTAAGCTAATctaatcaaaatttgcatcaacaaaaaattcactgCAATGGGGATCCTTTCTTTCCAGACAAAATATTTCCTTCTTACTTATCGCATTTCAATATATCCTCACTgggaaatatatttaaaaaaatctgaTGCCACATTGAAAAGAGACAGTGCATACAAAATTCTGAATTTCATAATATTATGAATGCTAAGCTATTTATGTTTATGCAATGAATTGCACAAGCTTATGAAATAAAAATTTTCCTAAGGAAAATTTCTTAAATTAATTAACTTCAAAAACTTTTTAATGATTAACCTTCCAACTAACAACTTTAGTCCAAAACTTTTTATAACACtactaacatttatttatttactcTATCATAGTAACTATTTATTTATACTACACTATAttgtaataattaattaaaaaatgccaaaaaaataaGGCAAAAAATTCCCATTTTAGAGGGATGGATGATTTTAGAATTTGTTCATACTAGCTTTGGATTTCAATTTTTATTAAAtcataattttaataattttatgttTCTTATTTAATGTTTTTTTGTCTCCTTTGGAGTAGAATTCtatcttgattttttgttttccaaagctttcagagcttggaaaactaGAACTAGTTCACAAGACAACCCttttcacatatatctattttGGATTAAAAAGGAGTTACGGTCATGGTAGATCAAAAAAAAAAGATTGTACCAACACCTGATAGTTTATTTTAGATTTAAAAGTCATGTATCCCTATTTAAAACTCATTTAAACTTCTAATGTTAGAAGAATGCCTATTTTAAGTTACAAgcttttttattctatttttctacatatagctattaaataaattattttcaattaattatgatttcaaaggatatatatatatattcctttttCTAAAGAATATTAGTCTTAAGAGAATAGTCTTGttaaatttcattttataatattttaaattaaaagaaTCTTTTTATAAACTTTACTGGCCAAATATATGAGTTTTCCAGTTTCTTTTCAACTTATATTATTCAATGAAGGAATTGCTAGAATATTGAGATAGATAATTTTAGGAACAACAAGATTGTTCAATACCTAGAGGTAGCATGTTTGTAGGAAAAATTGGTTTACAAGTTGCTAATAGATAACCTAAATTTATCCCTAGGGATCGATGTTTGGTATAAGTTTAATGAAGGTTTATTTTCCCAACGGAAATTATTATTAGATAGGATATGGCTCGGCATCTTTAGGTGTCTTAATGAAGTTGAATATCTCATATCTCCCCATATGAGAAGATTCATCTCTTGCTGCACAATAAAACAACTTCACTGTAAGTAATAGCCAAGGTTCTCAAATTCATTGGAGTTCTAAAATATAAGCTATTAAAAGGATCTAGACCTATGACATATAGTTGAATTGTTACATGTATATTTAAAACAAATGGATCTTTGGCTTTTATTATAAATGTATGTAATCTATATTGATATAAAAAAAATAGGGTCCTGTTTGGTTACTTTCTACAAGTGGAAAACAGGTGGTATAGGATGGTTGGGGTAGTGTAAACCCTAAACTGATTCACAAAAGTGGTCTCTAATCTAGCCACTTGGTTGTAAAGCAAGTTCTAGTAAACTCAAATACCTACAATAATGTCAAATTTATTTTACTCTATCAATAACATCATAGAcgcaatattttaaataattttatagaaaaaaaaatgcaTAAGACCAATGTATTGCATGTGTAAATTGTACACATCACAACTTAACATTTCTGCCctgaaatatataaattattagGCACTTTTATTAAAATtcacaaaataatataaattaaaaaaaacaaaagaataaaaTACATTTCCACGAGATTCAAGAATGATCATGAAAGgaactaatatttatttattgattgacTCGCAAAAGAATAATTACTACTAATAGAAGAATGAATGCACTATTTAACACAATTTCATCTTTATACAATATATTGTATACTTACTTTTATAGAGGTGATTTTATATTTTACACCTTCAAAAGTTGACCCGGGTCCTAAAGATCCAACGACCCTCGAATAATATGCCAACTTAGGTactacattttcaaaatggcactttgatttttaaacaaatttaataaaataagtGGACATAATTTTACAATATTTACTACATCaccatataataattaataatgactATCCACCATCAATAAAAAGCTTGAGGGAAGTAAAAGATATTCATCCAAATCTTCAACTGCCACCTAGTGTTATTCGTCATTAGAGAAATCAATAGACTGAGTATTAGTTAGGAAAATGGAGATGCATTAGTACATCTAGGTGTTTGACTCCATATCACTCTGTTTTCCAATCACTCTATTCAAAAGATTGATCGTGTCATTAGTTTCTATCTAGAAATTGTCCATGGTCAACTTCTTGGGCACCTCTGGCAATGCTCTTCTAGGTTGGGAGAGCCATCATTTGATGTGGCCTATGGTGTTCTCATCATAAGGAGTGGTAGTTCATTCATCTATGATTTCCACTAATGACCTATGATATGGTATTGGAATGCAAATGAAATCATGTCAATTTTCACATCCAATAGGGCAATTCCATATTGAATACAATATTCATTTGGTTCCTACGTTATAGGCTTGAGCACAAGCCATGATTGGTTTAGAAGGCTACAATAAAGATGGAAAGCCTCGTACTTGGATAAATCTTGTGTTGACCAATAGCCTAGCATTGTGATTGGAATTGGATCCATACGTTTTGTCTTTGAACACTTGGAGGTCCACATGTCCCACGTCTATATTTGATTTAGCATATGCAATGTAGATCCAACATTATTGGGCTTCGTCACCACTTAAAATTTATACTTCATGGCTCCCAAGATTGAACTTTTGTAGTCAGTGGTACCctacaaaaatagaaaaatttaggaTACGCAAATATAAGATGCCTATTAAAACACCTCAATAAGGATAAAATGTATACGGGCACCCAGGCCCTAACAACAAATCTTAATTATAAAAGTTATAAAATCACACTCGAAATCAAAGGCAATCCAAATAAAACAGTTTCTATCTAAAGGACTACCCAAAATCAACATAGAAAATGCTCAAGGAATGAAGAACGTCAGTGGAAAATGTCTGGATGTCCTCACAAACTAGTAAATCTTGCACATCATATCCATGCAATGGTTCAACCTTAAAACATGACAAGAATAAGCCAAGGGATATCTTAATCGTGTGAAGAATGTTTCCTTGGAGAACTGAGAGTGAAAATCAAACGCAAAACTACAAAATCAAGTAAAAAATCTAACGTAGATGCCCCCAATGAACCTGCATGAGTGTATTAATTGGTGATTTTAGTTTTTTTATAGGGATAAAATAGATGGAAGTACATAGTGACTTTGCAACGTTGCGTTCCAACATTTTTCTAAAAGGGGTGCAGAAGTGTCTCACATGGATATCCTATGAACATATTGTAACCATTGATGTTGGCAAATAATACATAAGACTCGTGTGCTTTCGAGGCTTGGgtttttccaaaattcttttctCCGGGCATATCTATGTAACTTGTCTTCTTGTGGTTTCTTTCATTCTTCTTCCTCTATCTCATTCTTATTCTCATGTAAGTGtggtttgcattccaaaacagtcgTTGAACGATTAATAAGAGAAGAAAAGTCATGTCTTGTTTCAAGTGTATGAGCATAGTTTGTGTGCACTTGTGCACATCAGAGCTAGCACCTAGAAAATCTTATAGTCGTGGCATTTTCCTGACAAATCATTGGTTATAAAGCTGATTCAGATggacatatgcttcaccaaaatagATAGTTTTAGatgcaacagtcatagatcctaatACGAGATCAAAAACAAATCTTTCTTCATCCTCATGAGTAGTGTGTAAGTTCCACGTGCTTTCCTGGTGAGTTAATATAAAAAATAgtgttaaaagaaaatgaaaaactgCATGGGATAACGCATCAGAAATCAAGCAGCATGTAGAACAAGAAAGAGAAACGCGAGGCTGTAGTGAGCATAAGAGATTGTATGGATTAATCACATGTAACATGTATGTATAGCAGTGTACAAAGCCGGAGCCTGAAAAAGTGGGCCGTGCATGTGTATTAACAATTAGTCAGAAAAGCTTGCCGGCAAATTTGGAGGCAGAATCTGCAAGAGGAGAATGAGGATCGCGGCCCAGCTGCGAGGCCAATCTCCAACGGAATAGCTCTCCGTTTTCTCTGGCCTCTGGATCTGCCTCGCTCAAAGTGTCTGCGATGGATGAGTCCAACAAATGGTAGAATCCTGCGCAGTTTCTGTACATCTCAAACACCATTCCGACCTGACCTGCATGGCTCAGTGTGTTGCCCACAACACCCAACACGCCCGCCACCATTGACATAGATAACATGGCGCCATTCAAATTCAATGCCCCTGCAATCCCAGTGAGCAATGGGCCGGTTATTGCAAGAATACTGTTTACTCCCAATACTTTGCGGCTGAGCCCAACAAACTCTGCAATATCACCGCTTTTAAGCGTCTCTGAAACACCCCTCAACTCGGTTTCCAGCTCTGCACTCCATCCATTGATGGTTTTGTTGTTGTTAGTTTGGGGTTGGTTCTGGgtttgatgattttgttgttgaGACCACCAAACTGCTGGTTGTACAATCTTGGGAAATTTGTCGAGCATACCGGGGAAGAGAGGCAGAGGATAAGCCTCATCCAACGCGAGTACAGCTTTGTAGGCCTTGGTGAGGAAGGAGTCTGCACACTTGTCCTGACGAAGGTAGGGAGGCAGAGCAAGGTTTGTGTGGATGTCAGTGTTGAGCTGGCGGAAGAGCCGTGCCGCCATTCTCTGCTCCTCCGCTAACTGCGAAGGCTGCATTTTGTTCATACCGCACATCAAAGCTGTGGAGAAGCCATGCAAAAGTGTGGCGACAACGTTATTAGTATCATTGCTGGGTAAAGGCTGGAGAATGAGAGCGGCCAGTGTGATGTTGGTGAGGGAGGGGAGGAGGAGTTTGTTCCATCCGTCTCTTTGCTGTGCGAGGGCAGCGTGCATTTCTTCCCGGTCTACCGCTGCTGCCGCCACCAAACGCAGCTTTGCCACAAccatctcttcatcatcttcatctttatcttggTCTATGTGAAACTGGGTTAACGGGCGTATGAACAAGTCAACTTGCTTCTGTTGCAGGTATCTTGTGCTTGGACCATCCAACGAAGCCACAACCTGACAACGATCAAGATTTATACGCCATGATTTATTTGCACAATTCGTTAATCCTACATGACCATGTTTCTGTGTCACTGTCTGCAAAACTGTATTACTCTTAAGAACTCTTGTAAGCTTGAGAGCCTCCATAGTTATAATTGCGTCTTGTGTTTATATGAATTTGATGAAAATAAGCAATCCTCAGGTGTATATGAAGGGAGAGCAGAGGCCAATTCCGATTTCTGCTAGTCTGTTGTTTGTGAATATCTGAAATGTGGGGCGGGCATTTATAAGGGATTAGATCTAGTCTCCACTCAGACCTACTCTATTCTTTACTCTGCTGTTGACGATAGAGACGTTGGAATTGACCCAGTCCCAATGCCATCTGAACAAGTCAATTTGACTCGGGCTGGCCGGATTTTACTTTCTCTCGTGTTCGCCGGGTATATAATTTTACATCTCTATTTCTATCCACAACTTATACTCTGCCGTTTTTTAAATTGCCCTGCTTATTCTGTACATATTTACACAAAGGAGGTTTGAGATCTTTAATTatctaatttatattatttttcaagTGAAACATACTAACTTTCTCTCATTTCAATTTTGAGACTGGTTATGTATATAAGAATGATATATCTATTTCTcgctaatatttttaatatatattcaaTTAATATTGTCGTATGCCTAACTATATATTCCTTAATTGAAAGCAAACAACCAAAAAATTTAACTTCAAGAGACAATGTCTATGCTTTCTATATTATAACTTAGAAAGAATACAATTATCACTATGGAAATGATGATAGAGTATATGGAAGTGTGAACATGGTTATTTCCTTTGTAAGCACATTTGGTTATTCAATTTTATCATTCAATTTTAATTCACCTCTAATTTTAGTAAGTTTAGGATTTCATAGAGTATGTGTTTATAATAATTTTGTGGTCTCCATTCTATTTCATATTCTTATGTATGGTTTTGCTTTGCCTCTAAATTCAAACTTCACTCCTCGTACATTTTCACTTATGCCTTGGATATTGGTTTTCGGCCCCCATATCATCTATGACGGTAGAGATCAAATGTATTATCGTGGAAGATGAAAATATAGAGTATGAAATTTGACAAATAGTACTCTTAAGGACTATCAAAAATGAACTTCCTTCAAGAGTGGAACTTTGTAATAGTGTAATCATGAACACCAATAACATTGACAATATACAATAGATTATAAATGTTCTGGTTATATAGTATGGCACACGAGGATGATGAATCTTGGACTACTTACAAGTGGGAGAAAAATCAATTACTGAAGTGTGCATTTAACCTTGGACACCCGAATGGTGCATGCAACTTTAAATATAACAGAAATATATTATTCTACATCCACCTGTGTTTCGCTTCTCTCAATCTCTTGCATGCACTATAGGTTTTCGTTAGCTTCCACGTTATGTTTAGTTACAAACTCACTCATGTACTTTTACAGGAAACTACAAATTACTTTTATATGTGATTTTATATCTTCAAAACATTTGAAGCATGTTTATTTTTGTATAGAAGTactattttttatgaattaaaataAACTACTTTTGGAAGGAAACAAAATCCAAAATAACATGATTAGAATTGGTTTGAGTTTTCCATGGTCCATGAAGTAGAGGCTTATAAGCTTCTAGATTAAATTGTGTATGTTTTTCATTTGATGTTCCGGATCAAAAGTAGAATAAACAATAATTTCAACTGAATAATATAATGTAAATCTTGCACAATACTGCCTTCCTCTAACTCGGTCCTACCTGGTGCTCCTATTTCAAACAATGCTTTCCTACTTGATTGTTCCATTCTTTCCCCCGATTATCACCTAGTAGTATACTTAACACTTTTTCATGGGGATTTTCCTATTCTTGTTCCACATCTGAAtgcttttggtattttttgatttgTTTGTTGTTTTTAGATTGATTGTTCTTGCTTGCCCATCGTAATCATCAAGTCGAGCGTTTGTAACCCATAATGGTTTCACAAATGTTGATTTTCATAAATCTAATCTATTTATTGGGGTTTTGTACCCTCAAATTCTGGTGGAGTTATTAGCACCTAAAGACGACCCTCAAATATTTTCGTAGGGGATCGAAGGATTTTGTGATCTACTTTGTG is part of the Cryptomeria japonica chromosome 10, Sugi_1.0, whole genome shotgun sequence genome and harbors:
- the LOC131858850 gene encoding probable F-box protein At4g22030, producing MEALKLTRVLKSNTVLQTVTQKHGHVGLTNCANKSWRINLDRCQVVASLDGPSTRYLQQKQVDLFIRPLTQFHIDQDKDEDDEEMVVAKLRLVAAAAVDREEMHAALAQQRDGWNKLLLPSLTNITLAALILQPLPSNDTNNVVATLLHGFSTALMCGMNKMQPSQLAEEQRMAARLFRQLNTDIHTNLALPPYLRQDKCADSFLTKAYKAVLALDEAYPLPLFPGMLDKFPKIVQPAVWWSQQQNHQTQNQPQTNNNKTINGWSAELETELRGVSETLKSGDIAEFVGLSRKVLGVNSILAITGPLLTGIAGALNLNGAMLSMSMVAGVLGVVGNTLSHAGQVGMVFEMYRNCAGFYHLLDSSIADTLSEADPEARENGELFRWRLASQLGRDPHSPLADSASKFAGKLF